One genomic segment of Belonocnema kinseyi isolate 2016_QV_RU_SX_M_011 chromosome 2, B_treatae_v1, whole genome shotgun sequence includes these proteins:
- the LOC117167414 gene encoding histone deacetylase complex subunit SAP18, giving the protein MVNDTKMASAVESMVVDEKQLPDKPVDREKTCPLLLRVFCNTGRHHNIMDYSRGNVPSNELQIYTWMDATLREITGLVKEVNPDARSKGTYFDFSLVTPEQRSFGHRMREIGVTCSGQKGADDNKTLAQVRFTIGDYLDISITPPNRMTQPPIRRSGLRQY; this is encoded by the exons ATGGTAAACGACACAAAAATGGCGTCTGCAGTTGAATCGATGGTCGTTGATGAAAAACAGCTTCCAGACAAGCCCGTGGATAGAGAAAAG ACCTGTCCACTATTATTGAGGGTTTTTTGTAACACGGGAAGGCACCACAACATAATGGACTACAGCAGGGGAAATGTTCCTTCGAACGAATTACAAATTTACACATG GATGGACGCAACTTTGCGAGAAATTACCGGACTAGTAAAGGAAGTAAATCCGGACGCGCGCAGCAAAGGAACCTACTTTGATTTTTCATTGGTCACTCCAGAGCAGAGAAGTTTTGGACACCGAATGCGAGAAATAGGCGTCACTTGCTCCGGACAGAAAGGCGCCGATGACAATAAAACACTTGCACAAGTCag atTTACGATAGGTGATTACCTCGACATTTCCATCACTCCCCCGAACAGGATGACACAGCCACCAATTCGACGAAGCGGTTTGagacagtattaa